In Mauremys reevesii isolate NIE-2019 linkage group 20, ASM1616193v1, whole genome shotgun sequence, the following are encoded in one genomic region:
- the CA4 gene encoding carbonic anhydrase 4 — protein sequence MSRNLPIKLCQSLKQIFPTSEANVDLPRVPHFWDDVNEECGKEKQSPINIVTNKVEYKEDLKPFTFEGYTTDQSSLWLIENNGHTVKVSLSGSATIGGGGLQNKYNAIEFHFHWGTKLNKGFSPGSEHSIDGERYAMELHIVHRKEGLSTTEQAVADQEGLAVLGFFIKTGAKNEKYEPLIEMLNEVAVKGSQKNMTSLPLESLIPAKENLTRYYRYSGSLTTPNCYQAVVWTVFQEPIILSESQVENFLEKLYFSKDRTLEMTDNFRPVQPLGDRIVYRSDVSVVQPPAKALLVVPTLIYSLSLLFQ from the exons ATGTCAAGGAACCTCCCTATTAAACTCTGCCAATCTCTGAAGCAAATTTTCCCAACCTCTGAAGCGAATGTAGATCTACCAAGGG TACCCCATTTCTGGGATGACGTGAATGAGGAGTGTGGAAAAGAGAAACAGTCACCTATCAATATTGTCACCAACAAAGTGGAGTACAAAGAGGACCTGAAGCCATTTACTTTTGAAGGCTATACCACCGATCAGTCCTCCCTTTGGCTCATAGAAAATAATGGGCATACGG TTAAAGTATCTCTTAGCGGATCAGCCACGATTGGAGGTGGAGGTCTTCAAAATAAATACAATGCTATCGAGTTTCACTTCCACTGGGGCACTAAGCTAAACAAAGGATTCAGCCCTGGATCGGAACACAGCATAGATGGAGAGAGATACGCTATGGAG CTTCATATAGTCCACAGGAAAGAGGGTTTGTCCACTACAGAGCAGGCAGTGGCCGATCAAGAAGGTCTGGCCGTGCTGGGGTTCTTTATAAAG ACCGGTGCAAAAAATGAAAAGTATGAACCTCTAATAGAGATGTTAAATGAAGTTGCTGTCAAAG GGTCTCAAAAAAATATGACGTCTTTGCCCCTGGAATCGCTCATTCCAGCTAAAGAGAATCTCACACGTTATTATCGGTACAGTGGCTCCCTGACCACTCCCAACTGCTACCAGGCTGTCGTCTGGACAGTATTTCAGGAGCCAATCATACTGAGTGAAAGTCAG GTGGAGAACTTCTTGGAGAAGCTTTACTTCAGTAAGGATAGAACATTAGAAATGACTGACAATTTCCGACCTGTTCAACCTCTCGGTGACAGAATCGTGTACCGCTCTGATGTCAGTGTCGTACAGCCTCCTGCAAAGGCTTTGTTGGTGGTCCCAACACTTATCTACAGCCTGAGTCTTCTTTTCCAATGA